In the genome of Populus trichocarpa isolate Nisqually-1 chromosome 6, P.trichocarpa_v4.1, whole genome shotgun sequence, one region contains:
- the LOC7468652 gene encoding uncharacterized protein LOC7468652 — MELGSMWDYEETIDELKQKLVYSTIELESLKVEANEELRKHKEDVGRLINMLKVASQERDEAKGQLQNLLNKLILSNPTELLPFLPQAQSGNPLVIPARGNSSITESNSLSDTHNHQSHGSSPVDSFFDAIASPDFCSTNMEESSHMGFVSNTFVKEYNKGSISAGLEVPAVPRINPADAVIENFVKGKVLPEEGNLLQAVMETGPLLQTLLLAGPLPRWRNPPPLQPFKILPVSTSSQNAAANASFLAQKPLASPSYIELRRGSSKTCSSMLNFSSGASGSGLDNGCLLNSGAIHQIPAGKRQRF, encoded by the exons ATGGAGTTGGGTTCCATGTGGGATTATGAAGAG ACCATTGATGAATTGAAGCAGAAGCTTGTGTACAGCACCATTGAATTAGAGTCACTGAAAGTTGAAGCAAATGAAGAACTGAGAAAGCACAAGGAGGATGTGGGGCGATTAATCAACATGCTAAAGGTTGCTTCTCAAGAAAGAGATGAGGCAAAAGGGCAACTGCAAAATCTACTTAACAAGCTTATCCTTTCTAATCCGACTGAATTACTTCCCTTTCTCCCTCAAGCACAATCAGGGAACCCTCTTGTAATTCCTGCTAGAGGGAACTCGAGCATTACTGAATCTAACAGTCTATCTGATACACATAATCACCAATCACATGGCTCCTCTCCAGTGGATTCCTTCTTTGATGCAATTGCTTCACCAGATTTCTGTAGCACTAACATGGAAGAATCAAGTCACATGGGGTTTGTGAGCAATACATTTGTTAAAGAGTATAATAAAGGCTCCATATCAGCAGGTTTAGAGGTTCCAGCAGTGCCCAGGATCAATCCGGCCGATGCTGTAATCGAAAACTTTGTGAAAGGAAAAGTGCTGCCTGAAGAAGGAAACCTGTTGCAGGCTGTAATGGAAACAGGCCCTCTTCTTCAAACACTACTTCTTGCAGGCCCGCTTCCACGGTGGAGAAATCCTCCTCCATTGCAACCGTTCAAGATTCTACCTGTTTCCACCAGTAGTCAGAATGCAGCTGCAAATGCAAGCTTTCTTGCTCAAAAACCGTTGGCTTCACCATCTTATATTGAGTTGCGTCGTGGATCTTCTAAAACATGCTCTTCCATGTTAAATTTCTCTAGTGGTGCTTCTGGTTCAGGTCTAGACAATGGATGCCTGTTAAATTCTGGTGCTATCCATCAAATCCCCGCAGGAAAGCGGCAGAGGTTTTAG
- the LOC7489121 gene encoding uncharacterized vacuolar membrane protein YML018C: MGWRYRAGLFLIAAVVIIWVTSAEVTQDIFADYKQPFAVTYLGASLLVVYLPVAFLKDWTRNLLKRQSSKSGNDATNVNGSSDELSSPLSRKIFEMELQGTLTKKDSELDLASSEEGKPLVSRHKDDLNVLIHDKEPTIREIAMCGFYIAPIWFVTEYLSNAALARTSVASTTVLSSTSGLFTLFIGVFLGQDSLNAAKVIAVLVSMAGVAMTTLGKTWAADESPLSASTNGKRSLVGDLFGLLSAVSYGLFTVLLKKFAGEGERVDVQKLFGYIGLFTLVALWWLVWPLTALGIEPKFTIPHSAKVDEIVLANGFVGSVLSDYFWALSVVWTTPLVATLGMSLTIPLAMLADMVIHGRHYSAIYILGSAQVFAGFMIANLSNWFSKKLGL, from the exons ATGGGTTGGAGATATAGAGCTGGTTTGTTCTTGATAGCCGCTGTTGTTATTATATGGGTCACCTCTGCGGAAGTTACCCAG GATATCTTTGCCGATTATAAGCAGCCATTTGCAGTGACATATCTTGGAGCTTCTCTTTTGGTGGTTTACCTCCCAGTGGCATTCCTTAAAGATTGGACACGTAATCTGCTAAAGCGACAGTCTTCTAAAAGTGGTAATGATGCAACCAATGTAAATGGGTCTTCTGATGAATTAAGCTCTCCTCTGAGTCGCAAAATCTTTGAAATGGAACTTCAGGGAACTTTGACTAAAAAAGACAGTGAATTGGACCTTGCATCTTCAGAAGAGGGAAAGCCATTAGTTTCTAGACACAAGGATGATTTGAATGTTCTTATACATGACAAAGAGCCCACAATCAGAGAAATTGCTATGTGTGGTTTTTATATTGCCCCTATCTGGTTTGTAACTGAG TACCTATCAAATGCTGCACTAGCACGGACGAGTGTTGCAAGTACAACAGTTTTGTCATCAACTTCTGGACTTTTTACTCTTTTCATCGGTGTGTTTTTGGGTCAAGATTCTTTAAATGCAGCAAAGGTGATAGCTGTCCTGGTGAGCATGGCTGGTGTTGCCATGACTACTTTGGGAAAAACATGGGCTGCAGATGAGTCACCACTAAGTGCTTCCAC CAACGGCAAACGCTCGCTTGTTGGGGATCTTTTTGGTCTTCTATCAGCCGTGTCATACGGACTATTTACAG TGCTTCTTAAAAAGTTTGCTGGAGAAGGAGAAAGGGTTGATGTGCAAAAGTTGTTCGGATATATAGGATTGTTTACACTAGTAGCTCTGTGGTGGCTTG TTTGGCCTTTGACAGCCTTGGGAATTGAACCCAAGTTTACAATCCCTCACTCTGCTAAAGTGGATGAAATTGTTCTTGCCAATGGCTTTGTTGGAAGTGTCCTCTCTGACTACTTTTG GGCATTATCTGTTGTATGGACAACTCCATTGGTGGCCACCTTGGGCATGTCCCTCACCATCCCTCTTGCTATGCTAGCTGACATGGTGATTCATGGCCGTCATTATTCAGCAATTTACATTCTTGGTTCTGCTCAG GTGTTCGCAGGTTTCATGATAGCTAATCTTTCGAATTGGTTCTCAAAGAAGTTAGGGTTATAG
- the LOC7489122 gene encoding ER membrane protein complex subunit 7 homolog isoform X1, giving the protein MASIVRLKPVILLLFVELCLSLLSPSLAITFGSSGDGYAINGRVKIPAGIGTKGLGGHGKVSNVKVLLNGGQHVTFLRPDGYFSFHNVPAGTHLIEVDAIGYFFSPVRVDVSARFPGKVQATLTEKRRSLSEMVLEPLKEEQYYEIREPFSIMSIVKSPMGLMMGFMVLVMFIMPKLMENMDPEEMRRAQEEMRNQGVPSLASILPGAARSN; this is encoded by the exons ATGGCATCGATTGTAAGATTGAAACCGGTGATTCTCTTACTCTTCGTAGAATTAtgcctctctcttctctccccGTCACTCGCAATTACATTTGG GTCTTCTGGTGATGGTTATGCAATCAATGGTAGAGTGAAGATCCCAG CAGGTATCGGCACGAAAGGACTTGGAGGTCATGGAAAAGTATCCAATGTCAAAGTTCTACTCAATGGTGGCCAACATGTGACTTTTCTGAGGCCTGATGGATATTTTTCATT TCATAACGTGCCAGCGGGGACTCATTTAATTGAAGTGGATGCCATTGGCTACTTCTTTTCTCCA gTCCGAGTTGATGTTAGTGCCAGATTCCCTGGTAAGGTTCAGGCAACACTGACAGAGAAAAGGAGGAGTCTGAGTGAAATGGTATTAGAGCCATTAAAGGAAGAGCAGTATTATGAG ATTAGGGAACCCTTCTCCATAATGTCTATAGTCAAAAGTCCGATGGGTCTCATGATGGGATTTATGGTGTTGGTTATGTTCATAATGCcaaaattaatggaaaacatGG ACCCGGAAGAAATGAGGAGAGCTCAAGAAGAAATGAGAAACCAAGGGGTTCCATCCCTAGCAAGCATATTGCCAGGAGCTGCAAGGAGCAACTAG
- the LOC7489122 gene encoding ER membrane protein complex subunit 7 homolog isoform X2, whose product MASIVRLKPVILLLFVELCLSLLSPSLAITFGSSGDGYAINGRVKIPGIGTKGLGGHGKVSNVKVLLNGGQHVTFLRPDGYFSFHNVPAGTHLIEVDAIGYFFSPVRVDVSARFPGKVQATLTEKRRSLSEMVLEPLKEEQYYEIREPFSIMSIVKSPMGLMMGFMVLVMFIMPKLMENMDPEEMRRAQEEMRNQGVPSLASILPGAARSN is encoded by the exons ATGGCATCGATTGTAAGATTGAAACCGGTGATTCTCTTACTCTTCGTAGAATTAtgcctctctcttctctccccGTCACTCGCAATTACATTTGG GTCTTCTGGTGATGGTTATGCAATCAATGGTAGAGTGAAGATCCCAG GTATCGGCACGAAAGGACTTGGAGGTCATGGAAAAGTATCCAATGTCAAAGTTCTACTCAATGGTGGCCAACATGTGACTTTTCTGAGGCCTGATGGATATTTTTCATT TCATAACGTGCCAGCGGGGACTCATTTAATTGAAGTGGATGCCATTGGCTACTTCTTTTCTCCA gTCCGAGTTGATGTTAGTGCCAGATTCCCTGGTAAGGTTCAGGCAACACTGACAGAGAAAAGGAGGAGTCTGAGTGAAATGGTATTAGAGCCATTAAAGGAAGAGCAGTATTATGAG ATTAGGGAACCCTTCTCCATAATGTCTATAGTCAAAAGTCCGATGGGTCTCATGATGGGATTTATGGTGTTGGTTATGTTCATAATGCcaaaattaatggaaaacatGG ACCCGGAAGAAATGAGGAGAGCTCAAGAAGAAATGAGAAACCAAGGGGTTCCATCCCTAGCAAGCATATTGCCAGGAGCTGCAAGGAGCAACTAG
- the LOC18100689 gene encoding hydroxyproline O-galactosyltransferase HPGT2 isoform X2: protein MESSIPVSAKSERRWRSKPLQTSKPSLVLAFFSCFAWLYVAGRLWQDAENRTLLSNLLKRNTAQRPKFLTVEDKLVVLGCKDLERRIVEAEMELTLAKSRGYLKNRLPENGSSSGKKFLAVIGVYTGFGSHLKRKVFRGSWMPRGDALKKLEERGVVIRFVIGRSANRGDSLDRNIDGENRSTKDFLILEGHEEAQEELPKKVKYFFSTAVQTWDAEFYVKVDDNINLDLEGLIELLEHRRRQDSAYIGCMKSGEVVTEEGKPWYEPEWWKFGDEKSYFRHASGSLVILSKNLARYIDINSASLRSYAHDDISVGSWMMGVQATYIDDNRLCCSSIKQDKVCSLA, encoded by the exons ATGGAGAGCAGTATACCAGTGTCGGCCAAATCAGAGCGAAGATGGAGATCGAAGCCGTTACAGACCTCTAAACCATCTCTTGTTCTAGCCTTCTTCTCTTGTTTCGCTTGGCTCTACGTTGCTGGACG TTTATGGCAAGATGCAGAGAACAGAACATTACTTTCTAATCTTCTAAAGAGAAATACAGCTCAG AGACCAAAATTTCTTACAGTTGAAGATAAGCTGGTCGTACTAGGATGCaa GGATTTAGAGAGGAGGATAGTGGAGGCAGAAATGGAATTGACTTTGGCTAAGAGTCGAGGGTATTTAAAAAACCGGTTGCCGGAAAATGGGTCTTCATCCGGTAAAAAGTTTCTTGCAGTTATTGGTGTTTATACGGGATTTGGTAGTCACTTGAAGCGGAAGGTGTTTAGAGGGTCTTGGATGCCTAGAG GAGATGccttaaaaaaacttgaggaaAGAGGAGTAGTGATACGTTTTGTGATTGGTCGCAG TGCTAATCGAGGGGATAGCTTAGATCGAAATATCGACGGTGAAAATCGTTCAACAAAGGATTTCTTGATTCTT GAAGGTCATGAGGAGGCTCAAGAAGAATTGCCCAAGAAAGTGAAGTACTTCTTTAGCACTGCGGTGCAAACATGGGATGCGGAATTTTATGTAAAAGTTGATGACAATATCAACCTTGATCTTG AGGGGCTAATTGAACTTCTTGAACACCGTCGCAGACAAGATAGTGCTTACATTGGCTGTATGAAGTCTGGAGAAGTTGTAACTGAAGA GGGTAAGCCATGGTATGAGCCTGAATGGTGGAAATTTGGAGATGAAAAATC GTACTTTCGACATGCATCTGGTTCCCTTGTTATACTCTCCAAAAATTTGGCTCGGTATATTGACATAAACAG TGCATCTCTTAGGAGTTACGCTCATGACGATATCTCAGTGGGATCTTGGATGATGGGTGTCCAAGCAACCTATATAGACGACAACCGTCTTTGCTGCAGTAGCATTAAACAAG ACAAGGTTTGTTCCCTGGCTTGA
- the LOC18100689 gene encoding hydroxyproline O-galactosyltransferase HPGT2 isoform X3, which produces MESSIPVSAKSERRWRSKPLQTSKPSLVLAFFSCFAWLYVAGRLWQDAENRTLLSNLLKRNTAQRPKFLTVEDKLVVLGCKDLERRIVEAEMELTLAKSRGYLKNRLPENGSSSGKKFLAVIGVYTGFGSHLKRKVFRGSWMPRGDALKKLEERGVVIRFVIGRSANRGDSLDRNIDGENRSTKDFLILVGHEEAQEELPKKVKYFFSTAVQTWDAEFYVKVDDNINLDLEGLIELLEHRRRQDSAYIGCMKSGEVVTEEGKPWYEPEWWKFGDEKSYFRHASGSLVILSKNLARYIDINSASLRSYAHDDISVGSWMMGVQATYIDDNRLCCSSIKQDKVCSLA; this is translated from the exons ATGGAGAGCAGTATACCAGTGTCGGCCAAATCAGAGCGAAGATGGAGATCGAAGCCGTTACAGACCTCTAAACCATCTCTTGTTCTAGCCTTCTTCTCTTGTTTCGCTTGGCTCTACGTTGCTGGACG TTTATGGCAAGATGCAGAGAACAGAACATTACTTTCTAATCTTCTAAAGAGAAATACAGCTCAG AGACCAAAATTTCTTACAGTTGAAGATAAGCTGGTCGTACTAGGATGCaa GGATTTAGAGAGGAGGATAGTGGAGGCAGAAATGGAATTGACTTTGGCTAAGAGTCGAGGGTATTTAAAAAACCGGTTGCCGGAAAATGGGTCTTCATCCGGTAAAAAGTTTCTTGCAGTTATTGGTGTTTATACGGGATTTGGTAGTCACTTGAAGCGGAAGGTGTTTAGAGGGTCTTGGATGCCTAGAG GAGATGccttaaaaaaacttgaggaaAGAGGAGTAGTGATACGTTTTGTGATTGGTCGCAG TGCTAATCGAGGGGATAGCTTAGATCGAAATATCGACGGTGAAAATCGTTCAACAAAGGATTTCTTGATTCTTGTAG GTCATGAGGAGGCTCAAGAAGAATTGCCCAAGAAAGTGAAGTACTTCTTTAGCACTGCGGTGCAAACATGGGATGCGGAATTTTATGTAAAAGTTGATGACAATATCAACCTTGATCTTG AGGGGCTAATTGAACTTCTTGAACACCGTCGCAGACAAGATAGTGCTTACATTGGCTGTATGAAGTCTGGAGAAGTTGTAACTGAAGA GGGTAAGCCATGGTATGAGCCTGAATGGTGGAAATTTGGAGATGAAAAATC GTACTTTCGACATGCATCTGGTTCCCTTGTTATACTCTCCAAAAATTTGGCTCGGTATATTGACATAAACAG TGCATCTCTTAGGAGTTACGCTCATGACGATATCTCAGTGGGATCTTGGATGATGGGTGTCCAAGCAACCTATATAGACGACAACCGTCTTTGCTGCAGTAGCATTAAACAAG ACAAGGTTTGTTCCCTGGCTTGA
- the LOC7489124 gene encoding uncharacterized protein LOC7489124 isoform X1 produces MKSHQTDKETEERRRNPQKENSFAAMAVTSSPADSNGKEVVEKSQAKCPGVRVVGGRIYDSQNGKTCHQCRQKTMDFIAACTAQKGNKLCTLKFCHKCLLNRYGEKAEEVALLDDWQCPKCRGICNCSFCMKRRGHKPTGILVRTAKENGFSSVSELLQVKGPENLNHYKDVKDNNVSPKKSALSEEESTVTSPRKSGNEDSFEENIDMNLHSQNLTPISFGKKSKKTKRKGPEEVSDGNMDAETRLKESGQKKSKKEGAEEVSNGGRNGEASSKARITAEVSENKAKTNEKDKCDVVKDKNEDAFVEKKRSKTQPQEFSKNEVLLGTNYYGGIVCGVRNDKIRTETKKDGDSCKVNKFPSEFQTKSKTAKERRLTTEIQNKEIDVDIKLPQGTCLMAVAGFELPPEDVGNALQFLEFCASFGKVLGLKKGQADTILGEIVNGHRERRSQSYHLAQIHVQLLSVIQKDIGEESPTLTATNDNSWFKALGKCVSKCLFISKEILSGSFDLDNEGYDNLKSSEKLRLLNFLCDEALNTKELRSWIDDENSKFLERKKGAKEKVYAAKEKEKNLKKKMQDEVAKAIIEKNGAPNSVSNHKELVSQIKSEAAQAHAEMLEATGMAQKKRLSNAVRTDPVLLDVDGRAFWKLNGHDGQSAILLQDMGAWNSVAPSEKWVAYADEQKMDIEKYISFSRTKLRRVQQKAIETPSIEIDTETSSIDI; encoded by the exons ATGAAAAGTCATCAAACTGACAAAGAAACAGAAGAAAGACGAAGAAACCCTCAAAAAG AGAATAGTTTTGCAGCTATGGCAGTCACTTCAAGTCCTGCTGATTCGAATGGAAAAGAAGTTGTAGAGAAGAGTCAGGCAAAGTGTCCGGGAGTTCGTGTTGTTGGAGGGAGGATCTATGATTCTCAAAACGGGAAGACCTGCCATCAA TGCCGACAAAAAACAATGGATTTCATTGCCGCATGTACTGCTCAGAAAGGAAATAAACTATGTACTCTCAAGTTCTGCCACAAATGCCTATTGAACAG ATACGGAGAGAAAGCAGAAGAGGTAGCTTTGTTGGATGACTGGCAGTGTCCCAAGTGTAGGGGCATTTGCAACTGTAGCTTCTGCAT GAAGAGACGAGGTCACAAACCCACTGGCATACTTGTTCGTACAGCCAAGGAAAATGGGTTCTCCTCTGTCTCAGAACTGCTGCAGGTTAAAGGTCCTGAAAACTTGAACCACTACAAGGATGTAAAAGACAACAATGTTTCACCAAAGAAGAGTGCATTGTCAGAGGAG GAGTCTACAGTTACTTCGCCACGGAAATCAGGGAATGaagattcttttgaagaaaacatTGATATGAATTTGCATTCTCAGAATTTAACACCCATCTCTTTTGGGAAGAaatctaagaaaacaaaaaggaaaggacCAGAGGAAGTCAGTGATGGCAACATGGATGCTGAAACTAGGTTAAAGGAGAGTGGTCAGAAGAAATCGAAAAAGGAAGGGGCTGAGGAAGTTAGTAATGGTGGCAGGAATGGTGAAGCTAGTTCAAAGGCTAGAATTACTGCAGAGGTTTCTGAAAACAAAGCGAAGACCAATGAAAAGGATAAATGTGATGTTGTCAAGGACAAGAATGAAGATGCTTTTGTGGAGAAAAAGAGGTCGAAGACACAGCCTCAAGAGTTTTCCAAGAATGAAGTTTTACTCGGTACAAATTATTATGGTGGTATAGTTTGTGGTGTTAGAAATGATAAAATTCGAACCGAGACCAAGAAGGATGGAGACTCATGCAAAGTTAACAAGTTTCCTTCAGAATTTCAAACCAAATCAAAGACAGCCAAAGAGAGGCGGCTTACCACAGAAATTCAGAACAAAGAAATTGACGTGGACATTAAGTTACCTCAGGGAACCTGCTTAATGGCTGTAGCAGGCTTTGAGTTGCCTCCTGAAGATGTCGGTAATGCATTGCAATTCTTGGAGTTTTGTGCTAGTTTTGGTAAG GTTCTTGGTCTGAAGAAAGGGCAAGCTGATACTATACTTGGAGAAATTGTAAATGGTCATAGAGAGCGTCGGTCGCAATCCTATCACCTAGCCCAGATTCATGTTCAGTTACTATCAGTGATACAAAAGGATATAGGAGAAGA ATCTCCCACCCTAACTGCAACAAATGACAACTCATGGTTTAAAGCTCTCGGGAAATGTGTCTCGAAATGCCTTTTCATATCGAAAGAAATTCTCTCTGGCAGTTTTGACCTGGACAATGAAGGATATGATAACTTAAAGAGCTCTGAAAAGCTTAGACTCTTGAATTTTCTATGTGATGAAGCTCTTAATACCAA agAGTTGAGGAGTTGGATTGATGATGAAAACTCCAAAtttcttgaaagaaagaagGGAGCCAAAGAAAAAGTTTATGCAGCAAAGGAAAAG gaaaaaaacttgaaaaagaagATGCAAGATGAGGTGGCCAAAGCTATTATTGAGAAAAACGGTGCTCCCAATTCTGTTTCTAATCATAAAGAACTAGTCTCACAAATAAAAAGTGAAGCCGCACAAGCTCATGCAGAAATGCTTGAGGCCACGGGCATGGCACAAAAGA AGAGACTATCCAATGCTGTAAGAACAGACCCTGTCCTTCTGGATGTTGATGGCCGTGCTTTCTGGAAACTAAATGGTCATGATGGTCAATCAGCTATTTTGCTTCAAG ATATGGGTGCATGGAATTCTGTTGCACCCAGTGAAAAATGGGTAGCATATGCTGATGAACAGAAAATGGACATTGAGAAATACATCTCTTTCTCGAG GACAAAATTGCGTAGGGTTCAACAAAAAGCTATTGAAACTCCTTCAATTGAAATTGATACTGAAACCTCTTCAATTGATATTTGA
- the LOC7489124 gene encoding uncharacterized protein LOC7489124 isoform X2 codes for MKSHQTDKETEERRRNPQKENSFAAMAVTSSPADSNGKEVVEKSQAKCPGVRVVGGRIYDSQNGKTCHQCRQKTMDFIAACTAQKGNKLCTLKFCHKCLLNRYGEKAEEVALLDDWQCPKCRGICNCSFCMKRRGHKPTGILVRTAKENGFSSVSELLQVKGPENLNHYKDVKDNNVSPKKSALSEESTVTSPRKSGNEDSFEENIDMNLHSQNLTPISFGKKSKKTKRKGPEEVSDGNMDAETRLKESGQKKSKKEGAEEVSNGGRNGEASSKARITAEVSENKAKTNEKDKCDVVKDKNEDAFVEKKRSKTQPQEFSKNEVLLGTNYYGGIVCGVRNDKIRTETKKDGDSCKVNKFPSEFQTKSKTAKERRLTTEIQNKEIDVDIKLPQGTCLMAVAGFELPPEDVGNALQFLEFCASFGKVLGLKKGQADTILGEIVNGHRERRSQSYHLAQIHVQLLSVIQKDIGEESPTLTATNDNSWFKALGKCVSKCLFISKEILSGSFDLDNEGYDNLKSSEKLRLLNFLCDEALNTKELRSWIDDENSKFLERKKGAKEKVYAAKEKEKNLKKKMQDEVAKAIIEKNGAPNSVSNHKELVSQIKSEAAQAHAEMLEATGMAQKKRLSNAVRTDPVLLDVDGRAFWKLNGHDGQSAILLQDMGAWNSVAPSEKWVAYADEQKMDIEKYISFSRTKLRRVQQKAIETPSIEIDTETSSIDI; via the exons ATGAAAAGTCATCAAACTGACAAAGAAACAGAAGAAAGACGAAGAAACCCTCAAAAAG AGAATAGTTTTGCAGCTATGGCAGTCACTTCAAGTCCTGCTGATTCGAATGGAAAAGAAGTTGTAGAGAAGAGTCAGGCAAAGTGTCCGGGAGTTCGTGTTGTTGGAGGGAGGATCTATGATTCTCAAAACGGGAAGACCTGCCATCAA TGCCGACAAAAAACAATGGATTTCATTGCCGCATGTACTGCTCAGAAAGGAAATAAACTATGTACTCTCAAGTTCTGCCACAAATGCCTATTGAACAG ATACGGAGAGAAAGCAGAAGAGGTAGCTTTGTTGGATGACTGGCAGTGTCCCAAGTGTAGGGGCATTTGCAACTGTAGCTTCTGCAT GAAGAGACGAGGTCACAAACCCACTGGCATACTTGTTCGTACAGCCAAGGAAAATGGGTTCTCCTCTGTCTCAGAACTGCTGCAGGTTAAAGGTCCTGAAAACTTGAACCACTACAAGGATGTAAAAGACAACAATGTTTCACCAAAGAAGAGTGCATTGTCAGAGGAG TCTACAGTTACTTCGCCACGGAAATCAGGGAATGaagattcttttgaagaaaacatTGATATGAATTTGCATTCTCAGAATTTAACACCCATCTCTTTTGGGAAGAaatctaagaaaacaaaaaggaaaggacCAGAGGAAGTCAGTGATGGCAACATGGATGCTGAAACTAGGTTAAAGGAGAGTGGTCAGAAGAAATCGAAAAAGGAAGGGGCTGAGGAAGTTAGTAATGGTGGCAGGAATGGTGAAGCTAGTTCAAAGGCTAGAATTACTGCAGAGGTTTCTGAAAACAAAGCGAAGACCAATGAAAAGGATAAATGTGATGTTGTCAAGGACAAGAATGAAGATGCTTTTGTGGAGAAAAAGAGGTCGAAGACACAGCCTCAAGAGTTTTCCAAGAATGAAGTTTTACTCGGTACAAATTATTATGGTGGTATAGTTTGTGGTGTTAGAAATGATAAAATTCGAACCGAGACCAAGAAGGATGGAGACTCATGCAAAGTTAACAAGTTTCCTTCAGAATTTCAAACCAAATCAAAGACAGCCAAAGAGAGGCGGCTTACCACAGAAATTCAGAACAAAGAAATTGACGTGGACATTAAGTTACCTCAGGGAACCTGCTTAATGGCTGTAGCAGGCTTTGAGTTGCCTCCTGAAGATGTCGGTAATGCATTGCAATTCTTGGAGTTTTGTGCTAGTTTTGGTAAG GTTCTTGGTCTGAAGAAAGGGCAAGCTGATACTATACTTGGAGAAATTGTAAATGGTCATAGAGAGCGTCGGTCGCAATCCTATCACCTAGCCCAGATTCATGTTCAGTTACTATCAGTGATACAAAAGGATATAGGAGAAGA ATCTCCCACCCTAACTGCAACAAATGACAACTCATGGTTTAAAGCTCTCGGGAAATGTGTCTCGAAATGCCTTTTCATATCGAAAGAAATTCTCTCTGGCAGTTTTGACCTGGACAATGAAGGATATGATAACTTAAAGAGCTCTGAAAAGCTTAGACTCTTGAATTTTCTATGTGATGAAGCTCTTAATACCAA agAGTTGAGGAGTTGGATTGATGATGAAAACTCCAAAtttcttgaaagaaagaagGGAGCCAAAGAAAAAGTTTATGCAGCAAAGGAAAAG gaaaaaaacttgaaaaagaagATGCAAGATGAGGTGGCCAAAGCTATTATTGAGAAAAACGGTGCTCCCAATTCTGTTTCTAATCATAAAGAACTAGTCTCACAAATAAAAAGTGAAGCCGCACAAGCTCATGCAGAAATGCTTGAGGCCACGGGCATGGCACAAAAGA AGAGACTATCCAATGCTGTAAGAACAGACCCTGTCCTTCTGGATGTTGATGGCCGTGCTTTCTGGAAACTAAATGGTCATGATGGTCAATCAGCTATTTTGCTTCAAG ATATGGGTGCATGGAATTCTGTTGCACCCAGTGAAAAATGGGTAGCATATGCTGATGAACAGAAAATGGACATTGAGAAATACATCTCTTTCTCGAG GACAAAATTGCGTAGGGTTCAACAAAAAGCTATTGAAACTCCTTCAATTGAAATTGATACTGAAACCTCTTCAATTGATATTTGA